The following proteins are co-located in the Nerophis ophidion isolate RoL-2023_Sa linkage group LG04, RoL_Noph_v1.0, whole genome shotgun sequence genome:
- the LOC133550676 gene encoding glycosylated lysosomal membrane protein-like isoform X2 — MVHTNISSSTLLVDWPVFLSNESSGSVKVEPGSNILDSRALVFTRVLEYNDVNNTAQVTSDLYPPYDLHNISWSPVKLDGTSVLLCARLGAGLLCLKLSAFESEGRAKTWPRLLHSANSSQLEVWLDGLHPRAERSRFFLELQTVGGAYPLDSVAVRRSIDDEFTPSIFQVSQWTSATEDSSRGRGFVLWKPVAYRRSPPTLEDATPCRHSRPRPTDGQEVAAASRLVRAFFSQEVAYGLNVTFGLAGGAFYNSSRFLTWTLLVGVGLPPADTFSPLLLAIMAAGLGVPLLILLMGGVYVCTRAPSASSVSRYQPIN, encoded by the exons ATGGTGCACACCAACATCTCTTCTTCTACTCTACTG GTGGACTGGCCAGTATTCCTGAGTAATGAGAGTAGTGGGAGTGTCAAAGTGGAACCTGGCAGCAACATCTTGGACAGCAGGGCCCTCGTCTTCACTAGA gtgttGGAATACAATGACGTGAACAACACAGCCCAGGTGACCTCTGACCTCTACCCGCCCTATGACCTCCACAACATCAGCTGGTCTCCTGTCAAACTGGATGGAACCTCCGTGCTCTTGTGTGCTCGTCTGGGGGCGGGACTGCTCTGTCtcaag CTGTCTGCATTCGAGTCAGAGGGGCGTGCAAAGACTTGGCCCCGCCTCCTTCACAGCGCTAACTCCTCCCAGTTGGAGGTGTGGCTTGACGGCCTGCATCCGAGGGCGGAGCGATCGCGCTTCTTCCTGGAGCTGCAGACAGTGGGCGGAGCCTATCCCCTGGACAGCGTGGCGGTGCGTCGCTCCATCGATGACGAGTTCACGCCCTCCATCTTTCAG GTGTCTCAGTGGACATCGGCGACAGAGGACAGCTCCCGGGGGCGGGGCTTCGTGCTGTGGAAGCCGGTGGCCTATCGCCGCTCCCCGCCCACGCTGGAGGACGCCACGCCGTGTCGCCACTCCCGGCCCCGCCCCACCGACGGCCAAGAGGTGGCGGCGGCGTCCAGGCTGGTCAGAGCCTTCTTCTCCCAGGAGGTCGCCTACGGACTCAACGTGACCTTTGGCCTGGCGGGAGGAGCCTTCTACAACAGCAGCAGGTTCCTCACATG GACCCTGCTGGTGGGCGTCGGCCTCCCCCCCGCAGACACCTTCTCCCCTCTGCTGCTCGCCATCATGGCCGCAGGGCTGGGCGTCCCACTCCTCATCCTGTTGATGGGCGGAGTTTATGTCTGCACGCGTGCTCCATCTGCTTCCTCTGTCAGCAGATATCAGCCAATCAACTGA
- the LOC133550676 gene encoding glycosylated lysosomal membrane protein-like isoform X1 yields MAAVLSLCGSLLFFLPWITWSRKVSVQLNPGALAPPPGGDVVHVRAQGDNDTLHFLFCSQGAPTLLMVHTNISSSTLLVDWPVFLSNESSGSVKVEPGSNILDSRALVFTRVLEYNDVNNTAQVTSDLYPPYDLHNISWSPVKLDGTSVLLCARLGAGLLCLKLSAFESEGRAKTWPRLLHSANSSQLEVWLDGLHPRAERSRFFLELQTVGGAYPLDSVAVRRSIDDEFTPSIFQVSQWTSATEDSSRGRGFVLWKPVAYRRSPPTLEDATPCRHSRPRPTDGQEVAAASRLVRAFFSQEVAYGLNVTFGLAGGAFYNSSRFLTWTLLVGVGLPPADTFSPLLLAIMAAGLGVPLLILLMGGVYVCTRAPSASSVSRYQPIN; encoded by the exons ATGGCGGCCGTGCTGAGCTTGTGCGGATCTCTGCTCTTCTTTCTTCCTTGGATCACGTGGAGCAGGAAG GTGTCAGTGCAGTTGAACCCAGGTGCGCTGGCTCCGCCCCCTGGTGGAGATGTGGTGCACGTAAGAGCCCAGGGAGACAATGACACACTTCACTTCCTCTTCTGCAGCCAGGGGGCGCCAACACTGCTGATGGTGCACACCAACATCTCTTCTTCTACTCTACTG GTGGACTGGCCAGTATTCCTGAGTAATGAGAGTAGTGGGAGTGTCAAAGTGGAACCTGGCAGCAACATCTTGGACAGCAGGGCCCTCGTCTTCACTAGA gtgttGGAATACAATGACGTGAACAACACAGCCCAGGTGACCTCTGACCTCTACCCGCCCTATGACCTCCACAACATCAGCTGGTCTCCTGTCAAACTGGATGGAACCTCCGTGCTCTTGTGTGCTCGTCTGGGGGCGGGACTGCTCTGTCtcaag CTGTCTGCATTCGAGTCAGAGGGGCGTGCAAAGACTTGGCCCCGCCTCCTTCACAGCGCTAACTCCTCCCAGTTGGAGGTGTGGCTTGACGGCCTGCATCCGAGGGCGGAGCGATCGCGCTTCTTCCTGGAGCTGCAGACAGTGGGCGGAGCCTATCCCCTGGACAGCGTGGCGGTGCGTCGCTCCATCGATGACGAGTTCACGCCCTCCATCTTTCAG GTGTCTCAGTGGACATCGGCGACAGAGGACAGCTCCCGGGGGCGGGGCTTCGTGCTGTGGAAGCCGGTGGCCTATCGCCGCTCCCCGCCCACGCTGGAGGACGCCACGCCGTGTCGCCACTCCCGGCCCCGCCCCACCGACGGCCAAGAGGTGGCGGCGGCGTCCAGGCTGGTCAGAGCCTTCTTCTCCCAGGAGGTCGCCTACGGACTCAACGTGACCTTTGGCCTGGCGGGAGGAGCCTTCTACAACAGCAGCAGGTTCCTCACATG GACCCTGCTGGTGGGCGTCGGCCTCCCCCCCGCAGACACCTTCTCCCCTCTGCTGCTCGCCATCATGGCCGCAGGGCTGGGCGTCCCACTCCTCATCCTGTTGATGGGCGGAGTTTATGTCTGCACGCGTGCTCCATCTGCTTCCTCTGTCAGCAGATATCAGCCAATCAACTGA